Below is a window of bacterium DNA.
CTTCCCCGAGGCGGGTTCGGCATCGAGTGGCAGCACGGCTAGACTATCAGGACCCACCGCCGCCCCACCTCGCGAAGCGTCCCGTCTTATCGCCGCCACGTGCGGCAACGCTGTCTATTGGTCAGAATGTCTCAACTCTGTCCGATAGGGGGGAGCCTCGGACCAAGCACATCGGCGCCGTGCCTCTGATAGGCGAGTTTCAATGTTGCCAGATCACGCTGCGAGATCGGGATTCGGCTTATATCCTCAAGACACTTCTCAAATCCGGCGGGCTGCAAGACAAATAGCATTCGGCCGGGTCGGCGGGCGATGTTTTGCCAGTTGTGAGCCACGCCCTTGGGGACGAACGCTAGTGTCCCGGCGGTTCCACTGGTGAGCCGCTCGCCGATTCGGAACCGAAACTCGCCCTCCAGGACGTAGATCAATTCGTCGCTGTCACG
It encodes the following:
- a CDS encoding cupin domain-containing protein; translated protein: MTTGRDGYFVLPGVGKKFERDPDRPVLVKASGEDTDGAFAVLEETVGPGGGGPLHVHRDSDELIYVLEGEFRFRIGERLTSGTAGTLAFVPKGVAHNWQNIARRPGRMLFVLQPAGFEKCLEDISRIPISQRDLATLKLAYQRHGADVLGPRLPPIGQS